The proteins below come from a single Mangifera indica cultivar Alphonso chromosome 16, CATAS_Mindica_2.1, whole genome shotgun sequence genomic window:
- the LOC123199453 gene encoding glycosyltransferase 6-like — MFRHDYSPSMAKPSTRHKSSLSAAWLFLTGAFVALLLVWSFSAFSSSSQRFDTLSESKSATDRKQGRCDMGAVNLQYDPPNETFYDDPRLSYTVGNKVENWNQKRKEWFKHHPSFAAGAAERIVMVTGSQPSPCKNPIGDHLLLRTFKNKVDYCRIHGYDIFYNSVLLHPKMNSYWAKIPIVKAGMLAHPEAEWIWWVDSDALVTDMEFKLPLHRYKNHNVVVHGWPGMIYENKSWTSLNAGVFLIRNCQWSMDFLETWANMGPISPDFSKWGPIQRSIFKDKLFPESDDQTALIYLLYKEKEKYYDNIYLEGEFDFESYWVGVLPTYDNMTEQYIEIDRRSPTLRRRHAEKVSEFYGAEREKYLKAAGNGRGSWRRPFITHFTGCQPCSGNHNPMYSGEACWKGMVKALNFADNQVLRKYGFVHPNLRDSSLVSPVPFDYPVPNEDGPWG, encoded by the coding sequence ATGTTCCGTCACGATTATTCTCCTTCAATGGCGAAACCAAGTACACGTCACAAATCCTCACTTTCAGCTGCCTGGCTCTTTCTAACCGGCGCATTTGTTGCTCTCTTACTCGTCTGGTCCTTCTCCGCTTTTTCTTCCTCTAGTCAGCGTTTTGATACTCTTTCCGAATCCAAGTCTGCCACTGATCGAAAACAGGGACGCTGCGATATGGGGGCTGTGAATTTACAATACGATCCTCCGAATGAAACCTTCTACGACGACCCGCGTTTGAGTTACACTGTTGGGAACAAAGTCGAAAACTGGAACCAGAAACGAAAAGAGTGGTTCAAGCATCATCCGTCGTTCGCCGCCGGAGCGGCAGAGAGGATTGTGATGGTGACAGGTTCACAGCCGTCGCCGTGTAAGAATCCCATCGGTGACCATTTACTTTTGAGAACCTTTAAAAACAAGGTCGATTACTGTAGAATCCACGGCTATGATATTTTTTACAACAGTGTGTTACTGCATCCGAAGATGAACTCGTATTGGGCCAAAATACCGATTGTCAAAGCAGGGATGCTGGCTCACCCGGAGGCCGAGTGGATCTGGTGGGTGGACTCGGACGCGCTGGTCACCGACATGGAGTTCAAGCTTCCCTTGCACAGGTACAAGAACCACAACGTCGTCGTTCACGGCTGGCCTGGGATGATTTACGAGAATAAAAGTTGGACTAGTTTAAACGCCGGTGTCTTTCTCATCAGGAACTGTCAATGGTCTATGGATTTCTTGGAGACGTGGGCCAACATGGGTCCCATCAGCCCAGATTTCTCGAAGTGGGGCCCTATTCAACGATCAATCTTCAAGGACAAGCTTTTCCCGGAATCAGACGATCAAACGGCTCTGATTTATTTACTctacaaagagaaagaaaaatactaCGATAACATCTATTTAGAAGgcgaatttgattttgaaagctACTGGGTAGGGGTGCTGCCAACGTATGATAATATGACGGAACAATATATAGAGATAGATCGACGGTCGCCGACGCTAAGGAGGCGGCACGCTGAGAAGGTGAGTGAGTTTTACGGCGCGGAGAGGGAAAAGTATTTGAAGGCGGCCGGGAACGGGAGGGGGAGCTGGAGGAGGCCTTTTATCACGCACTTTACGGGTTGCCAACCGTGCAGTGGGAACCACAATCCGATGTATTCTGGAGAGGCGTGTTGGAAGGGGATGGTGAAGGCGTTGAATTTTGCGGATAATCAGGTGCTTAGAAAATATGGTTTCGTGCACCCGAATTTGCGTGATTCGAGCTTGGTGTCTCCTGTGCCGTTTGATTATCCTGTTCCAAATGAAGACGGTCCGTGGGGATAa
- the LOC123199454 gene encoding ruvB-like 2 → MAELKLSESRDLTRIERIGAHSHIRGLGLDTTLEPRDVSEGMVGQVSARKAAGVILQMIRDGKIAGRAILIAGQPGTGKTAIAMGMAKSLGFETPFAMITGSEIFSLEMSKTEALTQAFRKAIGDRIKEETEVIEGEVVEVQIVRPATAGVAAKTGKLTLKTTEMETVYDLGAKMIEALGKEKVQSGDVIAIDKVSGKITKLGRSFSRSRDYDAMGPQTKFVQCPDGELQKRKEIVHCVTLHEIDVINSRTQGFLALFTGDTGEIRAEVRDQIDTKVAEWREEGKAEIVPGVLFIDEVHMLDVECFSFLNRALENEMAPILVVATNRGITRIRGTIYKAAHGIPMDLLDRLLIISTKPYTRDEIRKILDIRCQEEDVEMTEDAKQLLTRVGEGTSLRYAIHLISAAALACQKWKGKVVEIQDIDRVYRLFWMCRDQLNI, encoded by the exons ATGGCTGAACTGAAGCTCTCAGAATCACGGGACTTAACCCGAATCGAGCGCATAGGCGCACACTCCCACATCCGGGGTCTGGGTCTTGACACCACCCTAGAACCGCGGGATGTATCGGAGGGCATGGTGGGCCAAGTTTCGGCCCGCAAAGCTGCTGGTGTTATCCTTCAGATGATCAGAGACGGAAAAATTGCTGGTCGAGCCATCCTCATAGCGGGCCAACCCGGAACCGGGAAAACTGCCATAGCAATGGGCATGGCAAAATCTCTCGGATTCGAAACCCCCTTCGCCATGATCACGGGCTCTGAAATTTTCTCCCTCGAAATGTCGAAAACAGAAGCTTTAACGCAAGCCTTTAGAAAGGCCATTGGAGACAGAATCAAAGAAGAAACTGAAGTCATTGAAGGTGAAGTTGTTGAGGTCCAAATTGTTCGGCCTGCCACTGCAGGAGTTGCAGCAAAGACGGGGAAGTTAACACTCAAAACGACGGAGATGGAGACCGTGTATGATTTAGGGGCGAAGATGATTGAGGCTTTGGGGAAGGAGAAGGTACAGAGTGGGGACGTGATTGCAATTGATAAAGTTTCTGGGAAAATCACGAAGCTTGGAAGATCTTTTTCAAGGTCCAGAGATTATGATGCTATGGGACCTCAAACTAAGTTTGTTCAATGTCCTGATGGGGAGCTTCAGAAGAGGAAAGAGATTGTACATTGTGTTACCCTTCATGAAATTGAT gtAATCAACAGCAG AACGCAGGGATTCTTGGCTCTCTTCACTGGTGACACTGGTGAAATTCGTGCGGAAGTGCGAGACCAAATTGACACGAAGGTAGCAGAGTGGAGGGAGGAAGGGAAGGCAGAGATTGTGCCTGGTGTTCTGTTCATTGATGAGGTGCACATGCTTGATGTAGAGTGCTTTTCTTTCCTGAACCGTGCTCTGGAGAATGAGATGGCTCCAATATTAGTTGTTGCTACCAACAGAGGGATTACTAGAATCAGGGGCACAATCTATAAAGCTGCTCATGGAATTCCAATGGATTTACTTGATCGATTGCTCATCATCTCAACCAAACCTTATACAAgggatgaaattcgaaaaattCTAGACATTAGGTGCCAGGAGGAAGATGTTGAAATGACTGAAGATGCAAAGCAATTGCTGACCCGTGTTGGGGAAGGAACATCCTTGAGATATGCTATTCATCTTATCTCGGCTGCTGCTTTAGCATGTCAGAAATGGAAGGGAAAGGTTGTGGAGATCCAGGATATTGATCGTGTGTACCGCCTATTTTGGATGTGCAGAGATCAACTCAATATTTGA